Part of the Mycolicibacterium mageritense genome is shown below.
TGCTGATGTACGGGTCGACGATGTTCCTGGTCCAGATCATCGACGAGTACCACAGCGATCCCGCACTGTGGACCACCGCCGGAATCGAACACGGCAGCCTGGCGCTGGCGGCAGGCACGTCGACCGCAGGCAGCCTCATCGGATGGCTGCAGACCGTGACGGGTGGCGCGTCGTTCGAGGAGTTGATGGCCGAGGCGCAAGCCGTGCCGCCCGGCAGCGAGGGGCTGCTGGTGTTGCCGTATCTGGCGGGCGAACGCACTCCCGTGTTCGACCCGCAGGCGCGCGGCGTGGTGGCCGGACTGACCCTGCGGCACAGCCGCGGCCACCTGTTCCGGGCCGCGTACGAGGGAATTTCGTTCGGCATCCGCCAGATCCTCGAGCGGTTCGACGATGCCCATCACGCCACCAGGACCGTCGCGGTCGGCGGCGGGTTGCGCAGCCCGATCTGGGCCCAGGCGCTCAGCGACATCACCGGGCGTCCGCAACTGGTGCCCGAGCAGGCCATCGGTGCCAGCTATGGTGACGCCTTGCTGGCGGCGATCGGCGTCGGGCTGGTGCCGCCGGACACGGACTGGGCGAAGATCGCCACGGAGATCAAACCGAACGCGGACAACCGCGCGCTCTACGACGATCTGTACGCCACGTGGCAGGAGTTGTACCCCGCCACGCGCGAGCAGGTGCACCGGCTGGCACGTCAACCCATCGTGTAGCCACCGTCGACGGGAATGTCGACGCCGTTGACCATGCTTGCCGCATCCGAGGCCAGCCACACCACGGCGTCGGACACTTCGTGGGGAACCGCGAAGCGGCCCAGCGGGATTCGGGCGATCATCGGGGCCGCCTTGGCCTCCTCACCCCACACCCGCTGTCCCATCTCGGTGAGCACGACGGTGGGGCACACCGAGTTGGCCCGGATCCCGTGCGGTCCGAGTTCGCGAGCCAGCACCTTGGTGGCCATCACGAGCCCGGCCTTCGACGCGCAGTACGCGTAGTGGTCGGGCAGCGGCGCCAGCGCGGCCGCCGAGGCGACCGTGACTATGGCCCCACCTGTGCCCGCGGCGACCATGTCGGCCCCGACCGCGGCCGCCAGCAGTGCGGGGGCGCGCAGGTTGACGGCGATGGTCGCGTCGAACAAGGCCGGGTCGGTGTCGATCACGGGTTGCGGATGTGAGATGCCGGCGTTGTTGACCAGGATGTCCAGCCCACCGAACGCTGCGGCCGCGGCCTTTGCGAGCCCGGCCGGGCCCTGCGGCTGCGCGAGATCGGCTGCCACGGCGTGCACGTCGACGCCGAACTCGTCTGCCAGGGTGGACTGCGCCGCGTCCAGCTCGCCGGTGTCCCGGCCGCTGAGCACCAGCCGGGCACCCGCGGCGGCGAATGCCCGCGCGATGTCGGCACCGATGCCCTTGGTGGCCCCGGTGATCAGGGCCCGCTTGCCGTCGAGTCGCAGCGCCCCGCTGTAGCGGGGTTCGTGCGCGTTGGTCATACCGACTCCGTACTCTCCAGGATCGCGGTGGCCGTTGCGGGATCGGTCACCAGTTGATTGAAATATCCGCCGCGGGCGCCCGCGATGATCGAGTCGACCTTGTCCTTGCCGATGGCCACCGCGATGGTGACCGGAACATGGCGCAGCGCTTCGAGTTCCACCGCGATCAGCCGGTCGCTGCCGTCGAATTCGACGGCCTCACCGTCCCGGTCGAAGAACCGCGAACACACGTCACCGACCGCGGCGCGCAGCGAACTCGACTCGGTGGGGACGAACTGTGGGATGTCCGAACGCATCAGCGGCGGTGCGCCGACACCCATCAGCGCGCACCGCGCCCGCGGCCACAGGTGCAGCACCCGCTGGATGCTCGGGTCGTTCAGGAGCGACGGGTACAGGTCGGGGCCCGGCAACGCGGGCGCGAACAGGTAGTTCGGCCTGCCGTTGACCCGATTGGCCACCAGCCGCGTGATCTCGTTGGTCTGATACCACTCTTCGGGCTGATCGTTGCCACCCACGGTCGGTGCCACCAGGACACCCGGAAGGTCGACGAGTTCATACTGGGCGACCTCGTACACCGTGCGACCCGACGACACGAGGAGCACATCGCCGGGCAGCAGTCCCGCCGCGGCCAACGCCCGGCCGACAGCCGGCGCCAGCGCGCCGCCCATGACGTCGACCGCAGACCGGCCGGGGCCCGGAGTGGGGAGGGCATGGCTGATGTACACGGTGTTCAACGCGAGCGCCCTGGTTAGCTGATCGGCCACGTCGCCCGCACCGACTTCTGCCGGTGGCACCACTTCGATTCTGACGATCCCTCGGCGTTTCGCTTCTGCCAGTAGCCGACTGACCGTCGCGCGACTGGTTCCGAGCTGGGCCGCGACATCGGCCTGCGTGGCGTCCTCGTTGTAGTACATCTTTGCTGCTGCGTACAGCAACGAGGCCGGGAAGTGGCCGGCTTCGGTGTCGGGGGATGGACCGTCGACACCGGCCGAGGAGGGTGGCTGCGCGGACCGGGGCACGTCACGAGTATGGCACTGAACATCTGTTCACGGTCAATATTCGCTGAACAATTGTTCTGGACATATGTGCATACGTTGGTTAATGTGACTGCAACCACAGTGCGAAAGGTGTCAGCGGTGTCCGATCTCAAATCCGGTCAGGTTCCCGAAAAGATGCAGGCAGTCGTGTGTCACGGCCCCCATGACTACCGCCTCGAGGAGGTCGCGGTTCCGCAACGCGGCCCCGGTGAGGCACTGATCCGCGTCGAAGCGGTCGGCATCTGCGCCAGTGACCTGAAGTGCTACCACGGCGCGGCCAAGTTCTGGGGCGACGAGAACCGCCCGGCCTGGGCCGAGACCATGGTGATCCCCGGCCACGAGTTCGTCGGCCGGGTCGTGGAACTCGACGACGAGGCCGCGACACGATGGGGCATCGCGGTCGGCGACCGCGTGGTGTCCGAGCAGATCGTGCCGTGCTGGGAATGCCGATTCTGCAAGCGCGGCCAATACCACATGTGCCAGCCGCACGACCTCTACGGTTTCAAGCGCCGCACCCCCGGCGCCATGGCCAGCTACATGGTGTACCCGGCAGAAGCCTTGGTGCACAAGGTGTCCGCGGACATCCCGCCCGCCCATGCGGCGTTCGCCGAGCCGTTGTCGTGCGCGCTGCACGCCGTCGAGCGGGCGCAGATCACGTTTGAGGACACCGTCGTCGTGGCCGGCTGCGGCCCGATCGGCCTGGGCATGATCGCCGGTGCGAAGTCGAAGAACCCGATGCGGGTCATCGCGCTGGATCTGGCGCCCGAGAAGCTCAAGCTCGCCGAGAAGTGCGGTGCCGATCTCACCATCAACATCGCCGAACAGAATGCCGAGCAGATCGTCAAGGAACTCACCGACGGTTACGGCGCCGACGTGTACCTGGAGGGCACGGGGCACACCTCGGCCGTACCGCAAGGACTGAACCTGCTGCGCAAGCTCGGCCGCTACGTCGAGTACGGCGTCTTCGGCAGCGACGTCACGGTCGACTGGAGCATCATCAGCGACGACAAGGAGCTGGACGTGCTGGGCGCCCACCTCGGCCCGTACTGCTGGCCCGCCGCCATCAAGATGATCGAATCCGGAATCCTGCCGATGGACGAGATCTGCACCCACCAGTTGCCGCTCACCGAGTTCCAGAAGGGCCTCGATCTGGTGGCCAGCGGGAAGGAATCGGTCAAGGTCTCCCTGATCCCCGCATAGGCGAAGGTCGCATTCCATGACACGAGAATTTCAGCCCGGCCTCGGCGAACGACGACTGTCGCGGCGAAACATGTTGGCCGCCATGGGCCTTGCCGGCGCTGCGGCGGTGAGCCTGCCCGTACTGAGTGCGTGCGGCGTCGGCGGACGGATCTCGGCCCCCAACGGTGCCTCGGACGTCAGCGGTGGTTTCGACTGGCGCAAGGCAGCCGGATCCACCATCAACATCCTGCAGACCCCGCATCCGTACCAGCAGTCGTATCAGCCGTTGCTCAAAGAGTTCACGGAGCTGACCGGGATCACGGTCAACGTCGACCTGGTGCCGGAAGCGGACTACTTCACCAAACTCAACACCGAATTGGCAGGCGGCACGGGCAAACACGACGCGTTCATGCTCGGCGCCTACTTCATCTGGCAGTACGGCCCGCCGGGCTGGATCGAGGATCTCGGTCCCTGGCTGCAGAATTCGTCGGCGACCGGACCCGATTACGACTTCGAGGACATCTTCGAGGGCCTGCGGACGTCGACCCGGTGGGATTTCACGCTGGGTCATCCGCTGGGTACCGGCGGGCAGTGGGCGATCCCGTGGGGCTTCGAGAACAACGTCGTCGCCTACAACAAGAAGTACTTCGACGCGCACGGGATCAAGAAGTTGCCGGACAACTTCGACGATTTCATCCAGCTCGCGATCGACCTGACCGACCGGTCGCAGAACCGCTACGGCATCGCGACCCGAGGCTCCAAGTCGTGGGCGACCATTCACCCGGGGTTCATGACGCAATACGTGCGTGAGGGCGCCGTGGACTACACGTTCAACGGCACCGAGCTGGTCGCCGAGATGGACAGCGACAAGGCGGTCGCCTACACCAAGAAGTGGATCGAGATGCAGCACAAGGCCGGTCCCACGTCGTGGACCACCTACGACTATCCGAACGCCACCGGTGATCTGGGCGACGGCAAGGCCATGATGGTCTACGACGCGGACAGCGCGACGTACCCGAAGAACAAGCCCGGCGCGAGCGCCGAGGCAGGCAACCTCGGGTGGTATCCGGGCCCGGCCGGCCCGGACGGCAACTACAAGACCAACCTGTGGACGTGGAGTTGGGCGATGAACTCCATGTCGAAGAACAAGCTGCCGGCCTGGCTGTTCATCCAGTGGGCCACCGGCAAGGATTCGATGAACCAGGCCGTCGAGGGCGGCATCTACGCCGACCCGGTCCGAAAGTCGGTGTTCGACACCACGTTCAAACGCATCGCGGCCGACCAATACGGCTACCTCGACGCATTCGAGACCGTGATCGGGCAGTCCAAGATCCAGTTCACGCCGCAGACCAAGTTCTTCGACACCACCAAGGACTGGGCGGTCGCACTGCAGGACATCTACGGCGGCGACGACGCGGCTTCCCGGCTGCGCAGCTTGGCCAAGACCAACACCTCCAAGGTCAACCTCTAGGAGCCGGCCACCATGACAACGCAGACATCCAAGGCCCCCGCGGGCCCAGGCGAACAGGCCGCCGAGCGCACTGCCCGAGCCCTGCCCGAGGTACCCGCCTGGCGTCGCCGCCTGCGGCCCTACCTGTTGTCGATTCCCGCACTGGTCATCGTCATCGGCATCCTGTACCCGTTCGTGGTCGGTGCCTACTACGCCTTCCTCAACTACGCAGCGGTCAATCCCGATCCGCACTTCGTGTGGTTCGACAACTTCAAATCGGTTCTGGGCGACCAGATCTTCTGGCAGAGCGTCAAGGTCACGGTGATCTTCGCGATCGTCGCGACCGGTATCGAGACGGTGCTCGGGGTTGGCCTGGCGCTGCTGCTCAACCGGTCGTCGATGATCGGCAAACTGTTCGAGAAGGTGCTGATCCTCCCGCTGATGATCGCGCCGGTCATCGCAGGCGTGATCTGGAAGCTGATGTTCAACCCGCAGTTCGGCATCCTCAACCACGTTCTCGGACTGGGCAACACGTTCGACTGGCTGTCGTCCACCAACGCGCTGTGGTCGGTGATCCTCGTCGACCTGTGGATCTTCACGCCGTTCGTCGCGATCCTGGTGCTGGCCGGCATCCGGTCGCTGCCCAAGGAGCCGTTCGAGGCATCAGAGGTGGACGGTGCCAACTGGTTCTACATGTTCCGCAAGCTCATGCTGCCGATGCTGTGGCCCTACATCCTGGTCGCGGTCATCTTCCGGTTCATGGACAACCTCAAGGTGTTCGACCACATCTACGTGCTGACCGCGGGTGGCCCCGGCGTCGCGACCCGCACGCTGCAGATCGGCGCCTTCGAGGACTCCATCATCAACCTCGACTACTCCCGTGGCAGCACATACATGCTGCTGCTCTGGATCATCGTGTTCATCACCGCGCGCTACCTGGTGAGCGTGCTGGGCAAGGCGCAGCGCCGAGCTGCCGGAGCGGAGTCCTGACCCATGGCCCTCTTCAACAGAACCGAACTCCTGCCGGGCCAGAAGCGGCTGTCGATCGGATCGGTCACCGCAGACATCGGTCTGGTGTTCTGGTTCGTCTTCTCGCTGTTCCCCATCTTCTGGATGGTCATGCTCGCGCTGAAGAACGCCGAACAGCAGACCACCACGTACTTCTCGTTCAGCCCGACGTGGTCGAACTTCGCCACGGTGCTCTCCGACAAGGGCACGCAGATGACCAGCGTCGACTTCAAGGCGTCACTGCTGACGAGTCTGCTCAACTGCGGTGGCGCGGTGATCGTGTCGCTGGTGATCGGCATCCCGGCCGCCTACGCGGCCGGCCGCTGGAAGTTCCGCGGCAGTGAAGACCTCATGTTCAACATGCTGTCGTTCCGGTTCGCGCCCGAGCTGATGGTGATCGTGCCGTTGTTCGTGATCTACAACCAGATCGGCCTGTTCGACACCAAGGTCGGCATGATCTGGGTGCTGCAGCTGGTCACCATGCCGCTCGTGGTGTGGATCCTGCGGTCGTACTTCCAGGATCTGCCGGAGGATCTCGAGCACGCCGCACTGCTCGACGGCTACACGCGGCGGCGCGCGTTCCTGATGGTCGCGTTGCCGATCGTGCGGCCCGGCATCGCCGCCGCGGCGCTGCTCGCGTTCATCTTCGCGTGGAACAACTACGTGTTCCCGCTCATCCTCGCCGACACCAATGCCGGCACGGTGACGGTCGCGATCACCAAATTCCTCGGCGGCGGTGGGCAGGCGTACTACAACCTGACCGCCGCGGCCGCCATCATCGCCGCGCTCCCACCGTTGATCCTGGCTCTGACCATTCAGCGGTACCTGGTGCGCGGCCTGTCGTTCGGGGCGGTGAAAGCCTGATGGCAACAATCTCGATTGCCGATGTGCACAAGACATTCGGCAAGACCAGGGCCGTCAACGGTCTTTCGGTGGACATCACCGACGGCGAGTTCTTCGTGATCCTCGGCCCCAGCGGCGCCGGCAAGACCACCACACTGAAATCCGTTGCCGGGCTGATCGACATCGACTCGGGATCGGTCCACATCGGCGGCGTCGACGTCACCCGGGTGGAGCCATACCACCGCAATGTGGCGATGGCCTTCGAGAGCTACGCGCTGTACCCGCAGAAAACCGTTGCGGAGAACCTGGCGTCCCCCCTGAAATCGGGACGCACCGGCAAGTACTCCGAGCAGGAACGCGCGCAGCGCATCGACCAGGTGACCTCGACACTGGGAATCAACCACCTGCAGAAGCGGTTTCCGCGGGAACTGTCCAACGGGCAGCGGCAGCGCGTGGCCTTGGGCCGCGTGCTGGTGCGGCCTGCCGACGTGTACCTGCTCGACGAGCCGCTCAGCCACCTCGACGCCAAGCTGCGCGCCGCGATGCGTGCCGAGCTCAAGCAGCTCGGCGCGATGAGCAACACCACGACCATCTACGTGACCCACGACTATCAGGAGGCGTTGGCGCTCGGGGACCGTATCGCGGTGATGCGTGCGGGCACGCTGGTCCAGATCGGCACGCCCGAGGAGATCTGGCGCAGGCCCGCCGACACGTTCGTCGCCAAGGCGCTCGGTCAGCCGGAGATCAACCTGATCGACGGTGTGGTCGACGACAACCGGATCCAGCTGGGTGACGGCTCCTTCGGTGTCTCGATACCCGCGGGGCTCGACTGCGCACGTGGCGACCGCGTGCGAGTAGGGCTGCGGCCGTGTGACATCCACGTCACCGCGGGCCAGGGCGACCTGCGCGGCCGGGTGCTGCTGGCCGAACGGCTGGGCCGCAACGTCGAGCTGACCGTGGACATCGGCGGCACGCATCTGATCGTGCTCGCGTCGGGGCGGGAAGGCGTCGACGAAGGCGCCGAGGTCACCATGACGGTCGCCGATTCCGACATCCACGTGTTCGCGGCCGGTGAGGGCGACACCGCGCGACTCGGCCAACAGGATTCCGCATTGGAGGCGGCACAGTGACATCCACGGCAACCGCGGCGCCACCCGCGACGGCGCAGAGCCTGACCCTCACCAGCCTGGTCAAGACGTACTCGGCCCGCGGCCGGGAGAGCTTTCAGGCCGTCAAGGGCATCGACATGGCGATCGAGCCGGGTGAGCTGGTTGCGCTGCTCGGGCCGTCGGGCTGTGGCAAGACCACCACGCTGCGGATGATCGCCGGCCTGGAAACCGTGACGAGCGGGTCGATCCGCATCGGCGACCGCGAAGTGTCGCAGCTGCCCGCGGCCAAGCGGGGCATCGGAGTCGGGTTCGAGAGCTATGCGCTCTACCCGCCGATGTCGGTTCGGGAGAACCTGCTCTACGGCTTGAAGGCCCGCAAGGTCAAGGGCGCCGAACAGTTGGTCGCGGCCATCAGCCGCCGCCTCGAGATGGACGACATGCTCGACCTGCGTCCTGCCGGGTTGTCCAGTGGCCAGAAGCAGCGGGTCGCGCTCGCGCGGGCTTTGGTGCGCAACCCTCCGGTGCTGTTGCTCGACGAGCCGTTGAGCCACCTCGACGCGTCGGCCCGGCAGCGGGTGCGACGCGAATTGAAGGTGCTGCAACGGGAATTCGGCTACACCACCATCGTCGTCACGCACGACCAGGTCGAGGCGCTGTCGCTCGCCGACCGGCTCGCGGTGATGGACGCCGGGGTGGTGCAGCAGTTCGGCACACCCGACGAGGTGTTCGACGATCCGGCCAACCTGTTCGTGGCGCAGTTCGTCGGCGAACCGCAGATCAACGTGCTGCCCGGGGTCGCGCGCGTTGCCGACGGCCGTACCACGGTCGAAATCGGCTCCGGCTCAGGAGCCCTCGACACCGCGGTGACGGGAGTCGCCGACGGCACGCGCGTCACGGTCGGGATCCGGCCGCAGGACTGCGCGCTGCGAACCGACACCGCCGCCGCGGGCATTCGCACCACGGTGGCCTACTTCGAACACCTTTTGGAGTTCGGGCTGGCCACCAGCACGGTGTCCGGTGTCGAGGAAGGCATCGTCGTACAGACGCCTGCCGCCGAAAACTACGAACCAGAACAGAAGGTCGTCGTCACGGCACCGGCCGAACGCGTCTATCTGTTCGACAGCGATTCAGGGGAACGGCTGCGATGACCAAGCTCTTCAACGATCCGGCACGCTTCACCGAGGACATGCTCGTCGGATTCCTCGACGCGAACTCCCGGTACGTCAGCGGTGTACCAGGCGGCGTGGTGCGCGCGCACCGCACGCGGCCGGGCAAGGTCGCCGTGGTGATCGGCGGGGGATCGGGTCACTATCCCGCGTTCTGCGGGACGGTCGGCCCCGGATTCGCCGACGGCGCCGTCGTGGGCAACATCTTCACCTCGCCGTCGGCCGAAGAAGCCGCTTCGGTGGCACGCGCAGCCCACGGGGATGCCGGAGTGCTGCTCACCACCGGCAACTATGCGGGCGACGTGATGAACTTCGGTCTGGCGGTCACCCAACTGCGCAGCGAGGGCATCGATGCGCACTATTTCGCGGTGACCGATGACATTGCCAGCGCGCCGCGCGGCGAAGAAGCCAAACGACGCGGTATCGCAGGCGATTTCACCGTCTTCAAGTGCGCGAGTGCGGCCGCGGAGGACGGGCTGGACCTGGCGGGCGTCATCCGGGTCGCCGAGGCCGCCAATGCCGCCACCCGCACGCTGGGCGTGGCGTTCGACGGCTGCACACTGCCCGGTGCCGACCATCCACTGTTCACCGTGCCACAGGGTCACATGGGCCTGGGCCTGGGCATCCACGGGGAGCCTGGCGTCGCCGACGAGGCCATGCCGACCGCGGCGGGGCTGGCCGCGACACTCGTCGACGGTGTGCTTGCCGACCGGCCCGATGCCGCGGACAAGCGGATTGCGGTGATCCTCAACGGACTTGGCCGCACCAAGTACGAGGAACTGTTCGTGGTGTGGGGGGAGGCGTCGCGCCTGCTGCGCGAACGGGGCTACACCGTGGTCGAACCCGAGGTCGGTGAGCTCGTCACGAGCCTCGACATGGCGGGCTGCTCGTTGACCGTGATGTGGCTCGATGACGAACTGGAAAAGTACTGGACGGCCCCGGCCGACACCCCCGCATACAAGAAGGGCGCCGCGCAGCAACCGCAGTCCGGCGAACTCCGTTCTGCCGACGACAGTGAAAACCGCGCTACCGCAACACATGTGGCGGATCTGTCCGACGACGCGGGCCGCGCGGGCGGCCGGCTGGCTGCGCGAGCCCTCGGCGCGATGGCAGACGTGCTTGCCGATGCCGAAGACGAGCTCGGCCGCATCGACGCGGTCGCAGGCGACGGCGACCACGGGCGCGGCATGGTGAAGGGATCGTCGGCGGCGCGCGAAGCCGCGACCGCCGCGGTCGCCGAAGGGGCCGGTCAGGGCTCGGTGCTGACCGCGGCCGGAAAAGCCTGGGCCGCCAAGGCCGGCGGCACGTCGGGAGTGCTGTGGGGCGCGCTGCTCACCGCGCTCGGCACCCGGCTCGGCGACACCGGTACCCCGGACGGCAAGACGGTGGCGGCCGGCGTGCGCGACGGCTATGACGCGCTCATCCAGCTGGGCGGCGCGGCGCCGGGGGACAAGACCATGCTCGACGCGTTGCTGCCGTTCGTCGAGGAGCTGCAACGCCGAGTCTCCGACGGCCAGAGCTGGCAGGAGGCATGGGCGGCGGCAGCCCAGACCGCGACGGAGGCTGCGCGCGCGACCGCGGACCTGCGGCCGAAGGTCGGCCGGGCCCGGCCGCTCGCCGAACGCAGCATCGGCACGCCGGATGCCGGTGCCACCTCACTGGCGTTGTGCGCCCGCACCGTCGCCGACTGCATCACTGCCACCCGATCAGGAGAAAACCAATGACGCTGCGCGTTGTCGTCGGCTCGGACGATGCCGGATATGAATACAAGGAAGCCCTCAAGGGTGATCTCGCCGCCGATCAGCGGGTCGCCGAGGTCATCGACGTCGGGGTCGGCGCCGACGAGGACACCGCCTACCCGCACGTCGCGGTGGCCGCGGCCCGGCTGGTTGCCGAGGGCAAGGCCGACCGCGCGTTGCTGGTCTGCGGCACGGGCCTGGGGGTGGCGATCAGCGCCAACAAGGTGCCCGGCATCCGGGCCGTCACCGCGCACGACAGCTTCTCGGTGGAACGTTCGGTGCTGTCCAACAACGCCCAGGTGCTGTGCTTCGGGCAGCGCGTCGTAGGCCTGGAACTGGCGCGCCGGCTGGCCCGCGAGTGGCTCGGCTACGAGTTCGATCCGTCCAGCAAGTCGGCCGACAAGGTCGAGGCCATCTGCGGTTACGAGCCGGCGGACCGCTAGCGCGGCCGGGATGTTTGCCCGGCCGCGGCACGGGTAACCCGTCATCTCGTGGCCGATCATGATCGCTCGTTGTGTGCTGACCTCCTTCAAGAGCTGTTGTGGGCGTACGGGCCGTGCGGGCAGGAGCATGCGGTCCGGGAGGTCTGCAGTCGCGAACTGAGGCCGTGTGTCGACGACATGTGGGTGGATGCGGCCGGCAACCTGATCGGGCTGATTCGCGGGCGGGACGAGGATGCGCCCGCCACGCGGGTGATCGCACACATGGATGAGCTGTCGATGCTCGTCAAGCGTGTCGAACCGGACGGCACACTGCGGCTGACCCCGTTGGGCACCATGTACCCGGCCAATTTCGGCCTCGGGCCGGTTGCGGTGCTCGGCAACCAGGAGACCTTCTGCTGCGTCCTGGCGCTCGGATCCGAGCACACGACGCAAGAGAGTCAACGGATCTGGGCGACAAAGCCAGACCAGGGCGACAAGGCGCTCGACTGGCCCGACGTGTACGTGTTCACGGGCCGCACGCCCGAAGAACTGACCGATGCAGGCGTCGGCCCGGGCACCCGCGTGTGCATCGACCGCAGCAAGCGCACGCTGATCGAGATCGGCGACTACGTCGGCTGTTACTTCATGGACGACCGCGCAGCAGTCACGGTGCTGCTGCAGACCGCGCGCAGGTTGCACACGGATGGCAACCGCCCGGCGAGCGATGTCTACCTGGTGTTCAGCACCAGCGAGGAGATCGGTGGTGTCGGGGCGTCGTACGCATGTAAGTCCCTGCCCGGCGAGCTGACCCTCGCCCTCGAGGTCGGCCCGACCGAAGCCGAGTACGGCACCACGGTCACGGGCGGCCCGATCGTCGCCTACAGCGATGCGCAGGCCGTGTACGACAAGGACGTCGCCGACCGGCTGATGGAGATCGCGACGAAGTTGGATCTCGCACCGCAGGCCGCGGTGTTGGGCGCGTTCGAGTCCGACGCGTCGCACGCCAAGTCCACCGGCGCCAGCCCACGGGCCGGGCTGCTGTGCCTGCCGACGCTGAGCACGCATGGCTACGAAGTGATCTCGCGCACAGCCATTCCCGCGGCAACCGATGTGCTCGTCGAGTTTCTCGGCTAACCGGCGCTACTCCTGAACACCACCCAACGCATCGCGCTGTACATGTACACGGCTTCACACGCACCCGCTACGATCCGCGCGAGGTGATACTCGACGCCCCAGGCGGCCAGAGCACTCGACACACCCAGGATGAACGCCAGGTAGTTCACGATCACGACCACGACGTACACCGTCATCTGCGGGCCGACGGCGGCGTGCGAACGGAAGTTGAAGATTCGGTTGAGGACGTAAGCCAATCCGAACGCGCAGGCATACCCCACGGTCACGGCCACCGGCAGCGGTGCGCCGAGTCCACCGTGCAGCGCCGTGAGAATGGCCAGGTCGACTCCGAAAGTGAAGCCGTTGATCAGCACGAAGCCCAGAAAGGTCGGCGCGACAACGGCTTTGAGACCGAACGGGAGGCAGGCTACGACGCCGACGCATAGCCGGTGGAACCGCTCCACGGGCGGCACCGGACTGGGTTCGACCCGCACACCCCGCAGGCTGCCACGTCTGGGTGTCCCGAAGGTGAGCGCGACACGAACAGCGGGATGCCGCCGGACCTCAAGGCCTCTCGGAACCGAGAACCGCCCAGCTGCCGGGCGGCGCGTACCGCAGTAGAGCGCTGAGCCCCGCGTCGTCGAACGAACTGCGCACGTTCTCAAGGGATTCGCTGTAGAGCGACCAGCCCTCGCAATGGACGGGGACGACGATCGACGCACCGAGCAGCTCGGCGACGGCGGTGGCCCGGTCGGCTGTCAACGTCAAGGGACGCCCCGCGTTCTTCGCAGCGACCCGCG
Proteins encoded:
- a CDS encoding SDR family NAD(P)-dependent oxidoreductase, producing the protein MTNAHEPRYSGALRLDGKRALITGATKGIGADIARAFAAAGARLVLSGRDTGELDAAQSTLADEFGVDVHAVAADLAQPQGPAGLAKAAAAAFGGLDILVNNAGISHPQPVIDTDPALFDATIAVNLRAPALLAAAVGADMVAAGTGGAIVTVASAAALAPLPDHYAYCASKAGLVMATKVLARELGPHGIRANSVCPTVVLTEMGQRVWGEEAKAAPMIARIPLGRFAVPHEVSDAVVWLASDAASMVNGVDIPVDGGYTMG
- a CDS encoding sugar-binding transcriptional regulator, coding for MPRSAQPPSSAGVDGPSPDTEAGHFPASLLYAAAKMYYNEDATQADVAAQLGTSRATVSRLLAEAKRRGIVRIEVVPPAEVGAGDVADQLTRALALNTVYISHALPTPGPGRSAVDVMGGALAPAVGRALAAAGLLPGDVLLVSSGRTVYEVAQYELVDLPGVLVAPTVGGNDQPEEWYQTNEITRLVANRVNGRPNYLFAPALPGPDLYPSLLNDPSIQRVLHLWPRARCALMGVGAPPLMRSDIPQFVPTESSSLRAAVGDVCSRFFDRDGEAVEFDGSDRLIAVELEALRHVPVTIAVAIGKDKVDSIIAGARGGYFNQLVTDPATATAILESTESV
- the eltD gene encoding erythritol/L-threitol dehyrogenase, with product MQAVVCHGPHDYRLEEVAVPQRGPGEALIRVEAVGICASDLKCYHGAAKFWGDENRPAWAETMVIPGHEFVGRVVELDDEAATRWGIAVGDRVVSEQIVPCWECRFCKRGQYHMCQPHDLYGFKRRTPGAMASYMVYPAEALVHKVSADIPPAHAAFAEPLSCALHAVERAQITFEDTVVVAGCGPIGLGMIAGAKSKNPMRVIALDLAPEKLKLAEKCGADLTINIAEQNAEQIVKELTDGYGADVYLEGTGHTSAVPQGLNLLRKLGRYVEYGVFGSDVTVDWSIISDDKELDVLGAHLGPYCWPAAIKMIESGILPMDEICTHQLPLTEFQKGLDLVASGKESVKVSLIPA
- a CDS encoding extracellular solute-binding protein → MLAAMGLAGAAAVSLPVLSACGVGGRISAPNGASDVSGGFDWRKAAGSTINILQTPHPYQQSYQPLLKEFTELTGITVNVDLVPEADYFTKLNTELAGGTGKHDAFMLGAYFIWQYGPPGWIEDLGPWLQNSSATGPDYDFEDIFEGLRTSTRWDFTLGHPLGTGGQWAIPWGFENNVVAYNKKYFDAHGIKKLPDNFDDFIQLAIDLTDRSQNRYGIATRGSKSWATIHPGFMTQYVREGAVDYTFNGTELVAEMDSDKAVAYTKKWIEMQHKAGPTSWTTYDYPNATGDLGDGKAMMVYDADSATYPKNKPGASAEAGNLGWYPGPAGPDGNYKTNLWTWSWAMNSMSKNKLPAWLFIQWATGKDSMNQAVEGGIYADPVRKSVFDTTFKRIAADQYGYLDAFETVIGQSKIQFTPQTKFFDTTKDWAVALQDIYGGDDAASRLRSLAKTNTSKVNL
- a CDS encoding carbohydrate ABC transporter permease, whose product is MTTQTSKAPAGPGEQAAERTARALPEVPAWRRRLRPYLLSIPALVIVIGILYPFVVGAYYAFLNYAAVNPDPHFVWFDNFKSVLGDQIFWQSVKVTVIFAIVATGIETVLGVGLALLLNRSSMIGKLFEKVLILPLMIAPVIAGVIWKLMFNPQFGILNHVLGLGNTFDWLSSTNALWSVILVDLWIFTPFVAILVLAGIRSLPKEPFEASEVDGANWFYMFRKLMLPMLWPYILVAVIFRFMDNLKVFDHIYVLTAGGPGVATRTLQIGAFEDSIINLDYSRGSTYMLLLWIIVFITARYLVSVLGKAQRRAAGAES
- a CDS encoding carbohydrate ABC transporter permease, whose amino-acid sequence is MALFNRTELLPGQKRLSIGSVTADIGLVFWFVFSLFPIFWMVMLALKNAEQQTTTYFSFSPTWSNFATVLSDKGTQMTSVDFKASLLTSLLNCGGAVIVSLVIGIPAAYAAGRWKFRGSEDLMFNMLSFRFAPELMVIVPLFVIYNQIGLFDTKVGMIWVLQLVTMPLVVWILRSYFQDLPEDLEHAALLDGYTRRRAFLMVALPIVRPGIAAAALLAFIFAWNNYVFPLILADTNAGTVTVAITKFLGGGGQAYYNLTAAAAIIAALPPLILALTIQRYLVRGLSFGAVKA